In Chryseobacterium sp. C-71, the genomic window AACAGACAGGGAAATGACATCGGAACTCAATACCGTTCGGTAATTTTCTATAAAGATGATGCTGAAAAACAAAGAGCAGAAAATTCTATCAAAGAATCTGAAGCTTCAGGAAAATGGCCTGGAAAATATGTGACAGAGTTGGCACCATTTGAAAAATTCTGGCCGGCAGAACAGTATCACCAAGGATATTATCATGTCAACCCAAACCAACCTTATTGCAGTGCAGTAGTCGGTCCAAAAATTCAAAAATTTAAAAAACATTTCGGAGAACTCGGAATGTTGACAGATTCAGAATAAAAAATTAAAGCGGAGAGAAATCTTCGCTTTTTTTATTGCTCAACTTCCTCTTCTATAACTCCAGCGTATTTATCAATAATATATTCTGTGGCTTTTCTTAATTCTCTACCATTATTGGGATCTACTCCATCATTTGTAAAAAACTCCACTACCCCATTATACTTTGAATACCAAACTTTTCCGTAAGCATTTTCCACTGTCAAAGTATCTTTTCTTTCAATTCTTTTCAAATAGGTCATCTTTTCATAATCAAAAGAAATCTTGTGATTGTAAATCGGATTTTTATTCTGGCAATCTACCAGTTTGTATTCACTTCTATCCCAATACATACATTGCGGTTGAGGTTCTAAAATTCCCGCAATTCCTTGAATTTGATTATTCGGCTTCTTGGAAAAGGCAACGGTTCCCGTCGTAAAACATATCAAAAGCACAATCTCCATAATTCCCATTCCGTTTTTCTTTATGAATTCGGGCATTTTGAAATTTTGCTCATTCGTAATAT contains:
- the msrA gene encoding peptide-methionine (S)-S-oxide reductase MsrA codes for the protein MDKNNLQQITFGGGCFWCVESCFNMLKGVESAISGYSGGHKDNPTYEEICTGETGHAEVVQITYDPAIISYDQLMDVFFFLHDPTQLNRQGNDIGTQYRSVIFYKDDAEKQRAENSIKESEASGKWPGKYVTELAPFEKFWPAEQYHQGYYHVNPNQPYCSAVVGPKIQKFKKHFGELGMLTDSE